In Xanthomonas sacchari, a genomic segment contains:
- the lptE gene encoding LPS assembly lipoprotein LptE, whose protein sequence is MTRLLLAFVLAASLTACGFHLRNKLTLPADTPSVKVVSSAPYSELAKLLERGLRAAGAQIAPKDVNTGVARLEVLSERWGDLPIALDAEGRAQEYSLRYAAIFVFRRADGSVLVPQQVIELSRDYVSPPTDATGTSTEREILADELRREMSASMLRRIDSVVRAQVRDGKDVNAAPPSTDGTPVEGKPADATPAAGKPATTPQP, encoded by the coding sequence ATGACCCGACTCCTGCTCGCTTTCGTCCTCGCGGCGTCCCTGACCGCCTGCGGTTTCCACCTGCGCAACAAGCTGACCCTGCCGGCCGACACGCCGTCGGTGAAGGTGGTGTCCTCGGCGCCGTACAGCGAGCTGGCCAAGCTGCTCGAGCGCGGCCTGCGCGCGGCCGGCGCGCAGATCGCGCCGAAGGACGTCAACACCGGCGTGGCCCGCCTGGAAGTGCTGTCCGAGCGCTGGGGCGACCTGCCGATCGCGCTCGACGCCGAAGGCCGCGCCCAGGAATACAGCCTGCGCTACGCGGCGATCTTCGTGTTCCGCCGCGCCGACGGCAGCGTGCTGGTGCCGCAGCAGGTGATCGAGCTGTCGCGCGACTACGTGTCGCCGCCGACCGACGCCACCGGTACCTCCACCGAGCGCGAGATCCTGGCCGACGAACTGCGCCGCGAGATGTCGGCCTCGATGCTGCGCCGGATCGACAGCGTGGTGCGCGCACAGGTGCGCGACGGCAAGGACGTCAACGCCGCGCCGCCGTCGACCGACGGCACGCCGGTGGAAGGCAAGCCGGCCGACGCCACGCCGGCCGCAGGCAAGCCGGCGACCACGCCGCAGCCTTGA
- the holA gene encoding DNA polymerase III subunit delta: protein MELRPEQLATQPASQPLQPVYLIAGPETLRVLEAADAVRARARAAGISEREVFDADGRDFDWGQLYSSFNAPSLFSAQRLIELRLPSGKPGKEGGEVIAAFCADPPPDVVLLITCNEWSKAHHGKWADAVGRIGTIAVAWAIKPHELGDWIERRLRSKGLRADAGAVQRLAERVEGNLLAAAQEIDKLALLADGQGLDVAAMESLVADAARYDVFRLAEATLAGQAPAVRRMLAGLRAEGEAVAALLPILIKELLRTAALAKVQAAGGNLAAEMKGQGIWESRQAPFKRALQRHPEPRRWERFAAEAGRIDRIAKGRADGDAWIALERLLLAIAEARAVRLLVV, encoded by the coding sequence ATGGAACTGCGTCCCGAACAACTCGCCACCCAGCCGGCGTCGCAGCCGCTGCAGCCGGTCTACCTGATCGCCGGTCCGGAAACCCTGCGCGTGCTCGAGGCCGCCGACGCGGTGCGCGCCCGCGCGCGTGCCGCCGGCATCAGCGAGCGCGAAGTGTTCGATGCCGACGGCCGCGACTTCGATTGGGGCCAGCTGTATTCCAGCTTCAACGCGCCCAGCCTGTTCAGCGCGCAGCGGCTGATCGAACTGCGCCTGCCCAGCGGCAAGCCCGGCAAGGAAGGCGGCGAGGTGATCGCCGCGTTCTGCGCCGACCCGCCGCCGGACGTGGTGCTGCTGATCACCTGCAACGAATGGAGCAAGGCCCATCACGGCAAGTGGGCCGATGCGGTCGGGCGCATCGGCACCATCGCGGTGGCCTGGGCGATCAAACCGCACGAACTGGGCGACTGGATCGAGCGGCGCCTGCGCAGCAAGGGCCTGCGTGCCGACGCCGGCGCGGTGCAGCGCCTGGCCGAGCGGGTCGAAGGCAACCTGCTGGCGGCGGCGCAGGAGATCGACAAGCTGGCCCTGCTGGCCGACGGCCAGGGCCTGGACGTGGCGGCGATGGAGTCGCTGGTCGCCGATGCCGCGCGCTACGACGTGTTCCGCCTGGCCGAGGCCACGCTCGCCGGGCAGGCGCCGGCGGTGCGGCGCATGCTCGCCGGCCTGCGCGCCGAGGGCGAGGCGGTGGCCGCGCTGCTGCCGATCCTGATCAAGGAACTGCTGCGCACCGCGGCGCTGGCCAAGGTGCAGGCCGCCGGCGGCAACCTGGCGGCGGAGATGAAGGGGCAGGGCATCTGGGAATCGCGGCAGGCGCCGTTCAAGCGCGCCCTGCAGCGGCATCCCGAGCCGCGCCGCTGGGAACGTTTCGCCGCCGAGGCCGGGCGCATCGACCGCATCGCCAAGGGCCGCGCCGACGGCGACGCCTGGATCGCCCTGGAGCGCCTGCTGCTGGCGATCGCCGAGGCGCGGGCGGTGCGGTTGTTGGTGGTATGA